The genome window AATCCAATGAAAGATATCATCCAAAAGGTATTAACAAAACATAAAGACCGGATCTTGTTTGCATATCTATTCGGTTCTCATGTACAAGGGACAGCCTCAAAATCCAGCGATATCGACATTGCTGTCCTTTTGAAGGCTTACTTGGGGGAATCTTATTTTGAAGCATTCGATATATTAGGTAACAACGGTATCCTTGATCCTGAATTTGCCTATTCTTTTGAAAAAATTGCAGGTTTTCGAAATTTTCTTGCCCATGATTATGGCAGAATTGAAGCAAGTGTTATATGCGGAAAGGTTATTGACAGTTTTCCGGATGTGAGAAAGTATATTTTACAGATTCAAAAAAATTGTATAAAAGCGAATCATTAGGGAATTAATCAATTTAAGGAAATATATTTGGAATGTAAAAGAGTCTGTTTATGCTTGTAAATCTTGATGGCCAGATTGAAAGGATAACTTACTGCAATGAGGAGAACGGTTTTACTATTGCCCGGCTTAAGGTCTTTGGGCAGAGAGACCTTGTTACGGTTGTCGGGAATTTGATGTCCCCGACACCCGGGGCAATTCTTAAAATGGAGGGGGAATGGTCTGTTCATCCAAAATTCGGTGAACAGTTTAAGGTGGTTAATTATAAGACGGATGTTCCCGCTACTCTTTATGGTATAAAAAAATATCTCGGCTCAGGCCTTATTAAGGGTATCGGGCCTGTAATGGCCGGACGGATAGTAAAGAGATTTTCCAAAAAAACCATTAATATTATTGAACATAATATTGAAAAATTGGTTGAGGTTGATGGTATCGGCAAAAAACGTGTCGCCATGATAGAAAAGGCGTGGGAAGAGCAGAAAGAGATCAGGGATGTCATGCTTTTTCTTCAGACGCACGGTGTGAGTTCAGGTTATGCGGTAAAGATTTTCAGGGAGTACGGAAATAATTCCGTCCTGGTGGTTACTGAAAATCCATATCGTCTGGCGGAGGATATTTACGGAATAGGATTCATAACAGCCGATACTATAGCAGAAAAGCTCGGATTTTCCAAAGATTCCGAGCAAAGGATTGAGGCAGGAATACTCTATGTCCTGCATCAGCTTTCTGATGAGGGACATGTATATTATCCCTATGAAGAGCTGATAAAGAAGAGCCGGGAGATACTTACGGTTGAGAGGGATGTTGTTGTTGATGCGATAGCAGCAATTGCTGTTAATAAGAAAATAGTTATTGAGGACTTGAATTCCGGTATTGAAAAATTTGCTGTAAATAACAAGGCTGTATATCTTGCAAAGTTTTATCTGTGCGAGACCAGGATTGCCGGCATGATAAAGAGGCTTGTTTTTTCACCTGGCTGCATGCGTAGTATTGATATTGATAGTGCTGTGGCGTGGGTTCAGGAACAGCTCTCCATACAGCTTGCTGAAAAACAGATTGAAGCGGTTGCCGGTTCCTGTGAAAATAAGATGATGATTATTACAGGCGGACCTGGTACCGGCAAGACCACCATAATCAACGCTATCTTAAAAATTTTTTCTAAAATAACAGGCCGTATTATGCTTGCGGCACCCACCGGCAGAGCCGCAAAACGGATGAGCGAAACCACCGGTTATGGAGCAAAAACAATTCATAGGCTGCTTGAATACAGTTTTGCAAACGGCGGGTTTCAGAAAAATGAAAAAAAAACGTTAAATTGTGATCTTCTAATTATAGATGAAGCATCAATGATAGATACTGTCATTATGTATCATCTTTTAAAAGCGATACCACCGGAAGCCACATTTATTCTCGTGGGTGATGTTAATCAGCTGCCCTCTGTAGGTGCGGGTAACATATTAAATGATATCATCGGGTCGGGTTTAGTGCCTGTTGTAAAACTTAACGAGATTTTTCGTCAGGCCAGGGAAAGCCGGATTATTGTAAATGCTCACAGGATAAATAAAGGTATGATGCCTTACTTGATATCAAAAGATAAAAAGAATGATTTTTATTTTATTGAACAGGAAGATCCCGAGAGGGTGCTTGATATTATTTTAAGACTGGTAAAGGACAGGGTGCCAAGTTCATTCGGTTTCGATTCTGTAAATGATATTCAGGTGTTATCCCCCATGCACAGGGGCGTGGCAGGAGCCGCTAATCTTAATATTAAATTACAGGAAGCATTAAATTCCTCCGGAACCGGGATTATACGGGGAAGCAGGAATTTCAGAGTAAATGATAAAGTAATGCAGGTAAGGAATAATTATGACAAGAATGTGTTTAATGGCGATATAGGAAGAATTATACGAGTGTCGACCGAGGATCAGGAGGTTACGATTTCCTTTGACGGCAGAAGAATAACCTATGATTTTAATGACCTTGATGAACTCGTGCTCGCCTATGCGGTTTCAGTTCATAAATCACAGGGTTCGGAATATCCTGTTGTAGTTATACCTGTTCTTACCCAGCATTATATGCTTCTCCAGCGCAATCTTATTTATACGGCAGTAACCAGGGGGCGGAGGCTTGTTGTTATCGTAGGTACGAAAAAAGCCATGGCAATAGCAGTAAAGAACGACAAGACCCATAGGAGATATACTTATCTGAAAGAAAGACTAACCCCTATTAAAAAAGGAGTGAAGAGTTGTGATTGAAATTAAAATCCCCGGGTACAGGACTTTGCAACTGAAGCATATTGTAATGGATTACAACGGCACCTTGTCCTGTGACGGTTACCTGATTGAAGGCGTTGGTGAAAGATTAAAAATTCTTGCGAATGATATTAAACTCCATGTTCTTACGGCGGATACATTCGGCAGGGCCGCATCCCGGCTTAAAGGAATACCGGCTCTATTATCGATACTTCCGCTTGACAATCAGGACACCGGAAAACTCGATTATGTTAAAAAGCTGGGGCCGGATTTTTCGGTATGTATAGGAAACGGCAGAAACGACCGCCTTATGCTTAAAGGTGCTGTGCTGGGCATAGCGCTTATACAGGAGGAAGGAGCGTCAGTCGAAACCCTTCTGTCTGCGGATGTAGTTTGCAAGGATATCCTGGCGGCCCTTGATCTTTTGACCAAGACTAAACGTCTTGTCGCGACGCTGCGGTCCTGATTGAGGTCCTGATTGAAAGAATGGATAGTCATGCTATGAAGGATAGAGATTATTATTTCTATAAATTTAGATTCCGGTTTAATTCTTTAAAGTGGGAGGAGATAATATGAAAGAAGCAGATGTGGTGATTTTAGGTGGATTATCAGGTATTTCCGCGGGGATAAGCTGCAGAAGGCATTATCCTGATAAAAAGGTCATTTTAATCAGAAAAGAAGGCACTGTTCTTGTTCCATGCGGTATTCCATATATTTACGGCACAGTTGGGGGGCCTGAACATAATGTTATTCCTGACGGACTTTTGGAAAAAAACGGCATAGAACTGATAAAGGGTGAAGCCGTGGGAGTGGATCGTGAAAAAAAAATTATCAGTCTTTCAGGCGGAGAAACCGTCGGGTATGAAAAATTGGTTTTTGCGACTGGTTCAGGGCCGCTGATACCTCCCATTCAAGGAATTAACAAGAAAAATGTGTTTCCCGTAAAAAAGGATTTTATTTATTTAGCTAACCTCTTGAATGCGGTTGACAAAGCAGAAAATATTGTCATTATCGGCGGCGGTTTCATAGGTATGGAATTTGCCGATGAGTGCCGTAAGGGCAGAAACGTTGCAATAACAGTTATAGAGGCATTGCCGCGCTGTTTGCAAAATGCCATGGATGATGAATTCTGTGATGAGGCCCAGGCAAAGATAGAAGAAACCGGGGTAAAGATCATGGTGAATGAAAAGGTTGAGAGCATCCTTGGTGATGAAGAGGTTACCGGTGTAAAACTGGCAAGCGGCAATGAATTGAAGGCGGACATGATAATTCTCGGGATAGGGGCCGTCCCCAATACTGGGCTCGCAAAAAAAACAGGCCTGGAATTAGGATTCAGAAATACGATCAAGGTTGATCGTTATATGAGAACCTATACCGATCCGGATATTTTTGCATGTGGTGACTGTGCTGAAAAAGTTTCATTCTTTGACGGAAAACCGGTCGGTGTCATGCTTGCTTCGATTGCCACTTCAGAGGCACGAATTGCCGGGGCTAATCTATTCTCTCCAACCCATAATAATTGTGGCGCCATCAGTGTTTTTTCCACAGTTATCAATGAAAGGGCATTTGCTGTTGCAGGCCTTACCGAGAGACATACAAAACAAACAGGGGCGGAAGTTGTCATTACAACAGCAGAGGCGCCGGACACACATCCCGCCGGCATGCCCGATTCCACCCTTACAAAGGTGAGGCTTGTCTTTGCTAAAAATACCGGAATTATTCTCGGAGGCTCTTTGTCCGGCGGTAAGCCGGTGGGAGAAATGGTGAATGTACTCAGCGCATGCATCATGCACAAAATGACGGCAAACGATATAGTCAAATTCCAGATGGGAACACATCCCGCCCTGACTTCGTCGCCGTTAATTTATCCTATTGTGAACGCTGCTTGCAAGGCTGTTATTCCACTAACACATTGATTCAATAAAATATTTTGGATCATAGCGGATTATTGTGGAAATTCTATTTCTTGAGCATATACTAATTAAACTATGCCATCAGGTATTAGCTTTTAGCTGTTAGTTATTAGCTTTTAGCGTCAATACCTAACAGCTAAAAGCTAAGTGCTAATAGCTGTTCATCGATGAACCAATATTTTAAAGAGTTCGGCTGGTTGCGTCCGGCCGAACTCTTTACTTTACTTCAATTATAACGCAGTTTCAGGATGAAATACAGCAACTTCCTTTAAATCGTCACCCAGATATTCCCGTTCGTTTGGACCGAGTATCCCAAGGGAAAGGCAAATCAAAGTCCATAGATGGACAACAGGGTAGTGGCCTCCATAATGTTCGCTAAGTTTGTGAATCTGATCATGACAATTATGACAACCTGCTATACAGTAATCGGCTCCTGTTGCCTTAATCTGCTCATCTTTAATCTTACCGAAAGCAAGTCGCTGCTCATTAAAACCTGACTGGAGAAAACCGCCGCCGCCGCCACAGCAAAAATTATTTGACCTGTTTGGAGTCATGTCAATGAAATTTTCTTCTCCAACTATCGATTTTACAACAAAACGCAAATCTTCAGCTACAGGATCTCCATAACTTTTGCGAATAATCTGGCAAGGATCTTGTACCGTAAATTTAATTTTCAAATCCTTGTTCCAGTCTGAATTTACTTTAAGTTTACCCTCACGTATCCATTTGGCATAATATTGATAGATGGATACAATTTCAAGATTATGTTTAATATTGAATTTTCTCAGTCCGTCCCGGACTGCAAAGGTAGCGTGACCTCATTCAGTATTAAGATAAACTTTGCATCCAAGTTCCTGGGCATGATCGGCACTTGTTTTAATAATATGTTTCCATGCATCATCGTCAGCAAGAAACATACAGTAATTTTCTCCGCCCCACCCCTTGCTGCCGTATGTCCAGTTTGCTCCAGCAAGGTGCAAAATTTTCCAGAGCGGAACCATCTCGTCAGGTTCGGTTACAGGCTCTCTGGAATTCTGGTTTAAAAAGAATTCTGCTCCTTGTTTATCAACCGGCGCTTCCATATCGGCAAATTCAGGCTGTGCCTCCTTATATTCCTCAAGAACATCTTCAACCACAAATGTAAAATCTTCAGGAGTTGCTCCCATGGCACTGCAAGAGTCATTTCTCAAGGCCATATCACAAGAACCGAGAATCCCTTTTGGACGTTTTTCCCTGGGCCTGAGTTGCCTGGCATAATGTACCAGTTGTGGAATATTAATTTCCATGGGGCAGACATAAATGCATCTTTGACATAAGGTACACATCCACGGCCAATTCGATTTAATAATCTCTTCATCCATTCCCAGCGCAGCCATCCGAAGAAATTTTCTGGGATCCATGTCCTCCAGGCCTGTTGCGGGGCATCCTGAAGAGCATGCCCCGCATGTAAGACAAAGGTTAAGATTTCCGCCATCAGGGAGGATTTCCTTAACCTTGTCTATAAAATAACTTTTTTCCTTTTTCCCAAGCTTTATAGCTTCCTTAGCCATTTGTATAAACCCCCTAAATATTTTTTTTTAACGCGAGCCTTAAGCTAAATTGTTTATAGTTTTTTCCATGTCGCAAACAATAGCAGAAAATCGACTCCCTGTATTGGAAGCCAGGGTGGCAAACTGCAGCCGTTCTTTTCCGAAACCGGATTCCTCCAGCATGCGATGAGCATCGTCGACACGCCATTCGGCAAAAATATTTCCCCGTTCGGATTTACAATTTCCATTATGACAAGTCAAAACAAGGACCCCGTCTGCACCTTCTACAAAAGCGGTCAATATATAGTCCAGATCAATTTTTCCGGCACATGGCACTTTTACCATTTTCAGGCCCTCGGGAACCGGCATATTAAATGTTTTTGCCATCACCCCGGCTTCAAAAGCAGAGTTCCGGCAGCAAAAAGCGACAATTTGGGGAGCTTTCGCATCAGGTTCAATCGATTGTTTAATCTCCTCTTTCAGGTCGGTATCTGTAAAGCCGCCAACCTGGATTGCATCCATCGGGCATTCACTAGCACAGATACCGCAAGCCTGACAGGCAAGGGGAGATATGACAGCCTTGTTGTCTTCATCCCAATAAATGGCTCCATGCGGGCAGCAACGGTAACAGGTAATGCAGAATACACATTTGCCGGTGTCGACAATACCTCTTTCTTTCGGTGCCATCCTTGTGCCGTCACCCAGGAGATTTTTTACTCCAAGAACAACATTGGCGGCATCTGTTATTTCCAAAGGCAGATTTTGCACTTCGCGGCTCGCGCCTATAACAAAAATGCCTTCCCGGTTGGAAGAAACAGGAAAACGGTGAACATTATCTTTTTGCATAAGCCCGGCCGCTTCCATATCTATACGCAAAAGTCCGGCCAGTTCGTCATTACTTTGACCTGGGCAGATTTCTTCCTCAACGACCAGTAAGTCGGGGGAAAGTTCCATATCCTGCCTTAATACAGGATCGAAAAAAGTGATTTTTTTTCCGTCCTGGCTGATCTCCGGCATTTGGGGCAGTTTAAAGTATGTGGCCCCATTATCCCTGCTCTCTTTATAGATCCTTTCCAAAGAGTCTGAGGCTACCTTTAAATCACCGGCATAAACATAAGCAGTGCAGCCTTCAATCTGTTCAATTGCAAGAATGCTGCGGACAAGTCTCTCCATCACAATCGGATATCCATAATTCCCGAAACCCAGAAGAAAAGCAACTGTTTTACCTGCCAGCTTTTCCCTGGCGGATTGATCCCCTGCAGCCAGCATCTCTTCAAGGCTGGACTGGGTTATAACATTGTCTGATAGGGAAAGCTGATATTTATCATTCAAGGGCTTGATGGTAAAACCGGTCGCGATCACGATAGCGCCTGTTTTTTTTCCAATGATCCCGTCTTTATTTTCCAGTTTAAGATTAAAATCACCTGGAACACCGTTAACCCCGACTAAATTTGTATCGGTCAGGATTTCAATCCGGCTGTTTGATAATACCTCTTTTTCAAGCTCTTTAAGACCGGTAATATCCTGCTCACCTAATCCGGTCAGCAGCTCTTTTTTTTGAATATCAATCCCGGAGTTACTCTCAATCAGGCATACCTTATATCCGCAGGCTGCAATTCCCGCTGCCGCCTTTAAGCCTGCAGCGCTGCCGCCTACAATCAGAACTTCGGTATTGACGGTTATTTTTTCCATATCATTATTTGTCATATCATTCATCCGCTCACCCCCAAATGTTTTAAAACTTCACCCGCAGCCTGGATTGCATGAGCCATGGAAGCCGGTATACTCTTGGGACCTTGCACAGTTCCGGCAATAAAAATACCATCTTTTGATGTAGAGGTTCTGCTTAATGTGTTCGTGCATGCAAAAAAACCGTCTATATTAAGATCAATGCCCAGCACT of Desulfosarcina sp. BuS5 contains these proteins:
- a CDS encoding HepT-like ribonuclease domain-containing protein, with translation MKDIIQKVLTKHKDRILFAYLFGSHVQGTASKSSDIDIAVLLKAYLGESYFEAFDILGNNGILDPEFAYSFEKIAGFRNFLAHDYGRIEASVICGKVIDSFPDVRKYILQIQKNCIKANH
- the recD2 gene encoding SF1B family DNA helicase RecD2, with translation MLVNLDGQIERITYCNEENGFTIARLKVFGQRDLVTVVGNLMSPTPGAILKMEGEWSVHPKFGEQFKVVNYKTDVPATLYGIKKYLGSGLIKGIGPVMAGRIVKRFSKKTINIIEHNIEKLVEVDGIGKKRVAMIEKAWEEQKEIRDVMLFLQTHGVSSGYAVKIFREYGNNSVLVVTENPYRLAEDIYGIGFITADTIAEKLGFSKDSEQRIEAGILYVLHQLSDEGHVYYPYEELIKKSREILTVERDVVVDAIAAIAVNKKIVIEDLNSGIEKFAVNNKAVYLAKFYLCETRIAGMIKRLVFSPGCMRSIDIDSAVAWVQEQLSIQLAEKQIEAVAGSCENKMMIITGGPGTGKTTIINAILKIFSKITGRIMLAAPTGRAAKRMSETTGYGAKTIHRLLEYSFANGGFQKNEKKTLNCDLLIIDEASMIDTVIMYHLLKAIPPEATFILVGDVNQLPSVGAGNILNDIIGSGLVPVVKLNEIFRQARESRIIVNAHRINKGMMPYLISKDKKNDFYFIEQEDPERVLDIILRLVKDRVPSSFGFDSVNDIQVLSPMHRGVAGAANLNIKLQEALNSSGTGIIRGSRNFRVNDKVMQVRNNYDKNVFNGDIGRIIRVSTEDQEVTISFDGRRITYDFNDLDELVLAYAVSVHKSQGSEYPVVVIPVLTQHYMLLQRNLIYTAVTRGRRLVVIVGTKKAMAIAVKNDKTHRRYTYLKERLTPIKKGVKSCD
- a CDS encoding HAD family hydrolase; its protein translation is MIEIKIPGYRTLQLKHIVMDYNGTLSCDGYLIEGVGERLKILANDIKLHVLTADTFGRAASRLKGIPALLSILPLDNQDTGKLDYVKKLGPDFSVCIGNGRNDRLMLKGAVLGIALIQEEGASVETLLSADVVCKDILAALDLLTKTKRLVATLRS
- a CDS encoding FAD-dependent oxidoreductase encodes the protein MKEADVVILGGLSGISAGISCRRHYPDKKVILIRKEGTVLVPCGIPYIYGTVGGPEHNVIPDGLLEKNGIELIKGEAVGVDREKKIISLSGGETVGYEKLVFATGSGPLIPPIQGINKKNVFPVKKDFIYLANLLNAVDKAENIVIIGGGFIGMEFADECRKGRNVAITVIEALPRCLQNAMDDEFCDEAQAKIEETGVKIMVNEKVESILGDEEVTGVKLASGNELKADMIILGIGAVPNTGLAKKTGLELGFRNTIKVDRYMRTYTDPDIFACGDCAEKVSFFDGKPVGVMLASIATSEARIAGANLFSPTHNNCGAISVFSTVINERAFAVAGLTERHTKQTGAEVVITTAEAPDTHPAGMPDSTLTKVRLVFAKNTGIILGGSLSGGKPVGEMVNVLSACIMHKMTANDIVKFQMGTHPALTSSPLIYPIVNAACKAVIPLTH
- a CDS encoding (Fe-S)-binding protein; the protein is MAKEAIKLGKKEKSYFIDKVKEILPDGGNLNLCLTCGACSSGCPATGLEDMDPRKFLRMAALGMDEEIIKSNWPWMCTLCQRCIYVCPMEINIPQLVHYARQLRPREKRPKGILGSCDMALRNDSCSAMGATPEDFTFVVEDVLEEYKEAQPEFADMEAPVDKQGAEFFLNQNSREPVTEPDEMVPLWKILHLAGANWTYGSKGWGGENYCMFLADDDAWKHIIKTSADHAQELGCKVYLNTEUGHATFAVRDGLRKFNIKHNLEIVSIYQYYAKWIREGKLKVNSDWNKDLKIKFTVQDPCQIIRKSYGDPVAEDLRFVVKSIVGEENFIDMTPNRSNNFCCGGGGGFLQSGFNEQRLAFGKIKDEQIKATGADYCIAGCHNCHDQIHKLSEHYGGHYPVVHLWTLICLSLGILGPNEREYLGDDLKEVAVFHPETAL
- a CDS encoding hydrogenase iron-sulfur subunit codes for the protein MNDMTNNDMEKITVNTEVLIVGGSAAGLKAAAGIAACGYKVCLIESNSGIDIQKKELLTGLGEQDITGLKELEKEVLSNSRIEILTDTNLVGVNGVPGDFNLKLENKDGIIGKKTGAIVIATGFTIKPLNDKYQLSLSDNVITQSSLEEMLAAGDQSAREKLAGKTVAFLLGFGNYGYPIVMERLVRSILAIEQIEGCTAYVYAGDLKVASDSLERIYKESRDNGATYFKLPQMPEISQDGKKITFFDPVLRQDMELSPDLLVVEEEICPGQSNDELAGLLRIDMEAAGLMQKDNVHRFPVSSNREGIFVIGASREVQNLPLEITDAANVVLGVKNLLGDGTRMAPKERGIVDTGKCVFCITCYRCCPHGAIYWDEDNKAVISPLACQACGICASECPMDAIQVGGFTDTDLKEEIKQSIEPDAKAPQIVAFCCRNSAFEAGVMAKTFNMPVPEGLKMVKVPCAGKIDLDYILTAFVEGADGVLVLTCHNGNCKSERGNIFAEWRVDDAHRMLEESGFGKERLQFATLASNTGSRFSAIVCDMEKTINNLA